One Hyphomicrobium sp. CS1GBMeth3 DNA window includes the following coding sequences:
- a CDS encoding nuclear transport factor 2 family protein encodes MPGAKDEEVFRTAVRHWSDGNFSGVLALLADNIVHNVNVDALQIPWVSSAVGKPEVSARLKLIADTFIINAFIVESLVRERDEIRASVLGYHRHRKTGERLDVKVRFRVRVRDGLIVRIDEFLDAAYVGAFERFVRYLEQSAQEAGLSLP; translated from the coding sequence ATGCCGGGAGCCAAGGACGAGGAGGTTTTCCGAACGGCGGTTCGCCATTGGAGCGACGGAAACTTTTCCGGAGTGCTTGCCCTCCTGGCCGACAACATCGTCCACAACGTCAACGTCGATGCGCTGCAGATTCCCTGGGTGTCGAGCGCCGTCGGTAAGCCTGAGGTTTCCGCCAGGCTGAAGCTCATCGCCGATACGTTCATCATCAATGCATTTATTGTCGAAAGCCTCGTCCGTGAGCGCGACGAGATCCGCGCCAGCGTGCTTGGATATCACCGACATCGGAAAACGGGCGAGCGGTTGGATGTGAAGGTGAGATTTCGCGTCCGCGTGCGTGATGGCCTAATCGTCCGGATCGATGAGTTTCTTGATGCCGCTTACGTCGGGGCGTTCGAGCGCTTCGTGCGCTATCTTGAGCAGTCTGCGCAGGAGGCGGGCCTCAGCTTGCCTTGA
- the lepA gene encoding translation elongation factor 4, whose amino-acid sequence MTDISLIRNFSIIAHIDHGKSTLSDRMIQICGNVTNREMKEQILDSMDIERERGITIKAQTVRLDYKHTDGKTYQLNLMDTPGHVDFAYEVSRSLAACEGAILVVDASQGVEAQTLANVYQALDNNLEILPVLNKVDLPSADEDRVKKQIEDVIGLDASDAIGVSAKTGLNVEAVLAAIVERLPPPKGDASKPLKAMLIDSWYDAYLGVIVLVRIIDGTLKRGQKVTMMATGGSYQIERVGIFRPKQEMLPEIGPGEVGFFTAAIKEVADTRVGDTITDEKNPTAEPLPGFKPAQPVVFCGLFPVDAADFEDLRDAMGRLRLNDASFSFEAESSAALGFGFRCGFLGLLHLEIITERLEREFNLDLITTAPSVIYHLHMTDGSVIELHNPADMPDVVRIDHIEEPWIEATILVPDDYLGAVLKLCQDRRGRQKQLTYVGTRAMLVYELPLNEVVFDFYDRLKSVSRGYASFDYQIKGYEENDLVKLSILVNDEPVDALSMIVHRTRAESRGRAMCEKLKELIRPHLFKIPIQAAIGGKVIARETISALRKDVIAKCYGGDITRKRKLLDKQKAGKKKMREFGKVEIPQEAFIAALKMDEN is encoded by the coding sequence ATGACCGATATTTCGCTGATCCGAAACTTTTCCATCATCGCGCACATCGACCACGGCAAGTCCACCTTGTCGGACCGGATGATCCAGATTTGCGGCAACGTCACCAACCGCGAGATGAAGGAGCAAATCCTCGACTCGATGGACATCGAGCGCGAGCGCGGCATCACCATCAAGGCGCAGACCGTGCGCCTCGACTATAAGCACACGGACGGCAAGACCTATCAGTTGAACCTGATGGATACGCCCGGGCACGTGGACTTTGCCTATGAAGTCTCGCGGAGCTTGGCCGCCTGCGAGGGCGCCATCCTGGTGGTGGACGCGAGCCAGGGCGTCGAAGCGCAGACGCTGGCCAACGTCTATCAGGCCCTCGACAACAACCTCGAGATTTTGCCGGTGCTCAACAAGGTGGACCTGCCGTCCGCCGACGAGGACCGGGTCAAGAAACAGATCGAGGACGTGATCGGACTCGACGCGTCTGATGCGATTGGCGTGTCTGCCAAGACGGGTCTCAACGTGGAGGCCGTGCTGGCGGCCATCGTCGAGCGGCTGCCGCCACCTAAGGGTGATGCTTCGAAGCCGCTCAAGGCCATGCTGATCGACAGCTGGTATGATGCCTATCTCGGCGTCATCGTGTTGGTACGCATTATCGACGGCACGCTGAAGCGCGGCCAGAAGGTCACGATGATGGCCACGGGCGGCAGTTATCAGATCGAACGCGTCGGCATTTTCCGGCCGAAGCAGGAGATGCTGCCGGAGATCGGGCCGGGCGAGGTCGGCTTCTTCACGGCTGCGATCAAGGAGGTCGCGGATACGCGTGTCGGCGACACGATCACGGATGAGAAGAATCCGACGGCAGAGCCTCTACCGGGCTTCAAGCCGGCGCAGCCGGTGGTGTTCTGCGGTCTGTTTCCTGTCGATGCGGCGGACTTCGAGGACCTGCGCGATGCCATGGGGCGTTTGCGCCTGAACGACGCGAGCTTCTCGTTCGAGGCGGAAAGCTCGGCGGCGCTGGGCTTCGGTTTCCGCTGCGGGTTCCTCGGGCTTTTGCATCTGGAGATCATCACCGAGCGGCTTGAGCGCGAGTTCAACCTCGACCTGATCACGACGGCGCCGTCGGTCATCTACCATCTGCACATGACGGACGGCTCTGTCATCGAGCTGCACAATCCGGCTGACATGCCCGATGTTGTCCGCATCGATCACATCGAGGAGCCGTGGATCGAGGCGACCATTCTGGTGCCGGACGACTATCTGGGTGCCGTGCTGAAGCTATGTCAGGACCGGCGCGGACGGCAGAAGCAGCTCACGTATGTGGGCACGCGGGCCATGCTCGTCTACGAGCTGCCGCTCAACGAAGTGGTGTTCGATTTCTACGACCGACTGAAGTCTGTTTCGCGCGGGTATGCCTCTTTCGACTACCAGATCAAGGGTTACGAGGAGAACGATCTCGTCAAGCTTTCGATCCTGGTCAATGACGAGCCCGTGGACGCGCTGTCGATGATCGTGCACCGGACGCGTGCCGAAAGCCGCGGGCGGGCCATGTGCGAAAAGCTTAAGGAGCTGATCCGCCCCCACCTGTTCAAGATTCCGATCCAAGCGGCCATCGGCGGCAAGGTCATCGCGCGCGAGACGATCAGTGCGCTCAGGAAAGACGTGATCGCCAAGTGTTACGGTGGCGATATCACGCGCAAGCGCAAGCTCCTCGACAAGCAGAAAGCCGGCAAGAAGAAGATGCGCGAGTTCGGCAAGGTCGAGATTCCGCAGGAGGCGTTCATTGCCGCGCTCAAGATGGACGAGAACTGA
- a CDS encoding lytic murein transglycosylase, with amino-acid sequence MRFASLFAFAALASFAAATHSHPASAGAIQFGPMDDAPKAKPAQKKKAPAPEEMATPVAPPAETPSAEPTQPAATATAVQAPPTQQAPATATRVSTKGLPPPPAPRNCKTTWTYESWLRDFKREAAAEGISQRVIDRTLAGMTPDQSVISRDRRQGFFAQSFLDFSAKLATPNRVTNGRAQIKRNQAAFDRATKEFGVHPAVITGFWALESDFGAGMGKLPIMRSLVTLAYDCRRGPMFRDELKAALRIIERGDMTPQTMIGSWAGEIGQTQFLPTRYLEHAIDYDGDGRPDLFASPTDIIGTTANYMSHLGWRPNEPWIEEVRVPSNLQWDQSDLTIKHPRSKWAAWGVTKSDGSALETDDMPASLLLPMGRFGPAFLAFPNFEVYLQWNQSLNYAVTAAYLATRIDGAPAMLRGREGIPVLSIEEAKELQRLLTARGFDVGEIDGLIGLKSRQAIKEMQIRLKLPADAYPTPELLSALRRGS; translated from the coding sequence ATGCGCTTTGCTTCACTCTTTGCGTTCGCGGCCTTGGCCAGCTTTGCCGCCGCCACACACTCACATCCGGCGAGCGCCGGCGCCATCCAGTTTGGTCCCATGGACGACGCGCCGAAAGCCAAGCCGGCCCAAAAGAAAAAGGCACCCGCTCCCGAAGAAATGGCAACACCTGTGGCCCCACCGGCCGAAACGCCGTCCGCCGAGCCGACGCAGCCTGCAGCCACCGCGACCGCAGTACAGGCCCCCCCGACGCAGCAAGCGCCTGCGACAGCCACGCGTGTCTCGACGAAGGGCCTGCCGCCCCCGCCCGCACCCCGCAACTGCAAGACCACGTGGACCTACGAATCCTGGCTGCGCGACTTCAAACGCGAAGCAGCCGCAGAAGGCATCAGCCAGCGTGTCATCGACCGCACCCTCGCCGGCATGACACCCGATCAGAGCGTGATCTCCCGCGACCGCCGCCAGGGCTTCTTTGCCCAGAGCTTCCTCGACTTTTCGGCCAAGCTGGCCACGCCCAATCGAGTGACTAACGGCCGCGCCCAGATCAAGAGAAATCAGGCTGCCTTCGACCGCGCCACGAAGGAATTCGGCGTCCACCCGGCCGTGATCACCGGCTTCTGGGCGCTTGAGAGCGACTTCGGCGCCGGCATGGGCAAGCTACCCATCATGCGCTCGCTCGTGACATTGGCGTACGATTGCCGTCGTGGCCCCATGTTCCGTGACGAGCTGAAGGCAGCCCTGCGCATCATCGAGCGGGGCGACATGACCCCGCAGACGATGATCGGCTCCTGGGCCGGCGAGATCGGCCAGACCCAGTTCCTCCCGACCCGCTATCTCGAGCACGCCATCGACTACGACGGCGACGGCCGCCCCGACCTGTTTGCCAGTCCCACCGACATCATCGGCACCACGGCCAACTACATGTCTCATCTCGGCTGGCGACCCAACGAGCCGTGGATTGAAGAGGTCCGCGTCCCAAGCAACCTTCAATGGGACCAGTCCGACCTGACCATCAAGCACCCGCGCTCCAAGTGGGCCGCCTGGGGCGTGACCAAGTCTGACGGCAGCGCGCTCGAGACCGACGACATGCCGGCTTCGCTCCTGCTGCCGATGGGGCGCTTCGGGCCTGCCTTCCTAGCCTTCCCGAATTTCGAGGTGTACCTGCAGTGGAACCAGTCGCTGAACTACGCTGTCACCGCCGCTTACCTCGCGACCCGCATCGACGGCGCCCCGGCCATGCTCCGCGGCCGTGAAGGCATCCCGGTGCTGAGCATTGAAGAGGCCAAGGAGTTGCAGCGCCTCCTGACCGCCCGCGGCTTCGACGTCGGCGAGATTGATGGCCTGATCGGCTTGAAGAGCCGCCAGGCCATCAAAGAGATGCAGATCAGGCTGAAGCTGCCTGCCGACGCCTATCCGACGCCGGAGCTGCTCTCAGCGTTGCGCAGAGGTTCCTAG